The genome window TTAAATACTACAACTATCAAAATCCTTGGATTAGAACTCAAAAAAGTACGTTTCATCCGTTCGCTTAGTTTTATTCAGGGTACAACGGTTCATTTTATGAGAACCAGTTTAGTTTTTGCGCTGTATATGTTCATTTTTAACGGCATCATCAAACCTGGCGATATGATAACATTAATGTTCTTTTCTTTCTTTTTGTTTAATCCGCTGCAGGAACTCGGTAACGTAATTGCAACTTTCAATGAAACGAAAGCTTCGATGGACAATTTTGGTGATTTGATGAATTCTAAAAGTGAAGAAACACCAGCAAATCCTAAAACTATTGGCGCTATTAACCATCTGCGTTTTGAGAATATTTCATTCAAACACCAGACTGCCAGCTCCTATGCTGTTAAAAATATTTCTTTTGATGCCAAAGCCGGAGAAACCATCGCTTTTGTAGGACCTTCAGGAAGCGGAAAGACGACTTTGGTCAAAATGCTTGTCGGATTATACAATCCGGCAGAGGGTGCTATTTTTTACAATGAAAAAAACGCCAAAGACATAGATCTTACCGAATTAAGACAGCAGTTAGGTTTTGTTACACAAGATGCGCAATTGTTTTCAGGAACAATAAAAGACAATTTATTATTTGTAAAACCCAATGCGACCGACGAAGAAATCAATGATGTTTTACAAAAATCAGCCTGTCAGAATTTATTAAAACGTGCCGAAAATGGTATTTACACTACTATCGGTGAAGGCGGCATCAAAGTATCGGGAGGTGAAAAACAGCGTTTATCCATTGCCAGAGCTTTGCTTAGAAATCCGCATTTATTACTTTTCGATGAAGCAACATCAGCATTGGACTCCATTACCGAAGAAGAAATTACAAAAACCATCCGAAGTATTTCGTCTAAACAGGATCAGATTACGGTATTGATCGCGCATCGTTTATCGACCATTATGCATGCTGATAAGATATTTGTTCTTGAACAGGGACAAATCATCGAACAGGGAAAACATCAGGATTTATTAGATGAAAAAGGCTTGTATTATGCAATGTGGAGACAGCAGATTGGGGAGAGAAAGTAGTTTTACAAACTTTTGAAATAACTTAAAAAAACTGATTTTTTTAGAATTAGACCTAACAGGTTTTAAAAACCTGTTAGGTTTTCGCTGAAAAACTGCAAATAACAGATAAAACTCCTACTTAGCATTAATTATTATTACGGCGTTTTTCATTTTTCCCTTTATAATATTCTTCAAAAGACCTATTATATCTCAATAAAAAAGGTAATCCATCAGCTCTTTTTACTATAAATTCTTTATTGGAATCAGCTGTTTTTACAATGATTTTTACGGTTTCTTCAAAATAAACGGGTCTGGATTCAATCACAGTTATTTCGGTCTTAAAATTTTGAATCATTTGTTTTCCAGCCGTTACAAAAGTGGTGTCGTGAGTCATTATAATCGAATCGTCCTCAGAAGGTTTTTGGCTGCTGTATTGGATTTCAATCTTCTTTCCGTTCTTTTGGAATTTGGCTTCCCAAATGAATTTACTGCCTATAGCACCATAATTGGTTCCTGACAACTGAATGGATTTATTGTTTTTGTTTTTTAGAATACTGTTGAGATAAAAGTAAAATTCAGTTGCGGAATTGTTGGTTTGTGCCGTTGAAGAAATCGTAACACATAGAAATAAAAACACAGTAAAAATCAGCTTTTTCATAGCAGCTCAATCGTATAAAAATTAAGAATTGACAATTATTTAATGGTGTCAAATATACTTATTTCTTACATAACACTTTAATCGGAAAATATACTTTTGGATACAAAAACAGGACAAAACACTAAACCCATCTGTCTATCAGCTCCAGATAATAATAGTATTCCTGATCATTTCCATCACCATCTTCGCCAACAAATTGCAATTGAATTTCCTGCAGCACTTCAATGATTTCATCCACTTCCATATCATTTAAATCGACAGCATAGTTACTGGCAGCGATATCTTTTTTCTTTTGCTTCTTTTCTGATTTTGGAATTTCATTATGCGCAAGATTATCCAATAATTTATCCATTAGTTTCACTTTCCCTGCTTCAGAAAGTGCCTTAATAGTATTTGTAAGGGTTACATAATCTATTGTCATTGTATACAATTTTAAAGCAGGTTTATAAAGTAATAACTACAGCTGCTCTTAAATATTGTAACTATTAACATTTGTCATTACAATCAGTTCCTTTAATTTCCTGACATTGTTTTCAGAAAAGTTTCAGGTGTCATTATTGACAAATTACTCATTTTATAATCTTTAATATTACGTGTTACTATTACTTTAATATCATTTTTATTTTCTACCGAATAGTTTTGCAAAGCATCTTCAAAATCTTTGAAATCTGAATTTAATGCTTCTATAACCGTAGTTTTATCAATAACAACAACATCTACTATCTTTAGTAGTTTTTTCAGATTCCCGATTACCTTTTCGTGTTTTGCTGTCTTTCGCAAAAGGTTATAAATATTGCTAATCATCACGGGAGTTACATAGCCGTACAGTTTGCCTTTTTCGCATAAACTCAAAATTTTTGACGCCTCTTCTGAAAATGGTTCTCGGTCAAAAAAGAAATCAAGAATTACATCCGTATCAATTAAAATTTTATCCATTACAAATATTTATCAGATAAGCGGTCGGTAAGTTCTTTTTTGTAATCAAAATTCTCAGGTAATTTAAACGACCCTCTTAAAGATTTAACTGTCGGAGTTAGCTCTTCTTCTTTGTCAGCTTCCTCATTAGTTAATGCTTTCAGATAGTTTTCAATTAAATCAGAAAGACTTCTTTCTCTTTTGCGAGCATATTTTTTAGCCTTTTCAATTACGGACTGTTCGATTGTCAATGTGAGTTTACTATTCATGATATTGAAATTTAAGTAAAATTACGAAAAATAATATTTAATACGTGTATTTTAATTTTATTTCACACGTGTATTGATTAACGGATTACATTAAAAAACTTAACATAGGAAGATTTAAAATACCCGCAAAACGCTTTAGCTAGAGATTTAGCTTCAAATCGTTTCTTTGCTTCCTTGTTAGCACCAGTATTTCATTTAAAACATCATTTAATCAAAAACAAAAGCCACTCCGTAGTGAAGCAGCTTTATTGATGTTCTTTGTGGGTACAGATTTCAAATCTGCACCATCGGGCGGGGTTAATCACCAATAATATTGGTACAAAACACCTGTACTATTGGTCTTAAGCACCTCTATTATTATGGTTAAACACCAATACTATTGGTGCAAACTACCTGTTATATTGGCTTTAATCACCAACACTGTTGGTTATAAGCACCTCTATTATTATGGCTAAACACCAATACTATTGGTGCAAACTACCTGTTGTATTGGCTTTTATCACCAATACTATTGGTGTTTTACACCAATAGTACAGGTGTTAAGCACCTCTATTGTTATGGTTAAGCACCTGTTTTTAGTAAATCAACGCATATATGGGCTGGATTGCTAAATACATTTGGAGCAAAAAAAATGCCTCTTTTGAATTTAAAGAGGCAGTTGGTATTGAAGTTTAATAGTGTTGCTGAGTAGTCTAAATGAAATTATTGTTTTTTATTAACTTAATTATATTGTGCTTGTGCTAGATGTAGCAAATTTAGCTTCAAATCGTTTCTTTACTTCCTCATATGTTGCAATATCTCCATTTAAAACATCATTCAAACCCTTTTGAATAATCTGATTTTCAAAATCAGAAATCTGGTTTTTGTTTTTTAAATCAAGAATTTCTTCAATGATTTTCTCGTCATTCAACCCTTGAATCCATTGCAATAGATTTTGTTTTTCGACTACAATATTCATAATGAGCAATTTAATTATTGAACAAATTTACGAAAAATAAGTTTCGAAGATATTATTTGTGGGCACAAGCGGGACGCTTGCGCTAGCGGGAAAATTGCCCCACAAACCTCCCATATATTCCGGTGAAATACTACGCTTAGCTGTGAACATTTCGACATAAGCATCGTTTAAACTCATTTTATCTTTAAATTATTGGGTGAAATTATGTTTAGAACGGTGCTTAAATGGTTGAATTATTCAACTTTCATTTAAAGACATATTTTATGACTTGACAACATTATTTATTAAAAACTAAAAACTACTTAAAACTACTTAAAACTACTTAAAACTACTTAAAACTACTTAAAACAAAGGGATTGCAACGTTATAATTAATTATTAATAAGCCCATGAATAGTATAAACAAATTTTGTGTATAAAATTTACAGATAAAATTCATCTGTATTCAAATTACATATATATTTGTAAAAAAATAACCCGCCTATATGACGGGTTACTTTTATTAAAAAGGTTATTTTTTCTTTTGTCCTTTTATTGTCCGATATATTATTTCTAATATACCAAAAACGTTAAGAACAATTCCAGAAACAATTAACCAAAACTCCGGATCAGCATCCATAAAAAAAGTTTTAGAAACCACAGTTGGCGCTGTGGTTTTGTTCTTTTACAAAGGTTATACTTTATTGCGGTTATAAAAAGTCAAACTTATTCACAATAAGCCATATTTCTTAACAAAAAATAAAAATAAGAATATTTTTCATATAAAATTAAAACACTGTAAATCAATGATTTGTGTACTTGCTAAGTGCGAAAACCGTTAAATATAACAGAATTCTTATTACAACAAAACGATAATATAGTAAGTACTTAATTCAATAATCTTATTTAATATCCTTACAGATGATAGTTTTCCTGTTTGAAACATTTTTTTAAAGTAACAATCACTTTTTTGATCTACACAGGCCATTTTTTTATTTATGCTCATGTGATTGCTTCGTCCCTCGCAATGACAAATAGCTGATTATAAAACCAATTGCCCTAGCCCTGACAGCAGTGGAAATCCTTTTTTTTCCGATTTTCTCGTGATAAAAAGATTGCAACGGATAGCAGGATTAGCTCCCAAATAAAAAAAGCCATTCTCCTCAAATAAAAGGAGAACGGCTGTTTCTAGTTTTATAAGATTGCTTCGTTCTATGCTAATGTGACTTATGAGCCACACATTTCGCAATCCTCTGGACCAGCATTTTTAGCCAGTTCAATCATTGCTCTGTATTCTTCAGCGGTCATTGGAGCATCTACCTCAACCGCTTCAAGGACTCTTGCCTGTGGTTTAGAATCTGGAATGGCTTCCTGTTTTTTATCGTTGTTTAATGTGAATTTAATCGCATCAACCGCTGCTTTGGTTCTCAAATAGTACATTCCGGTTTTCAATCCAGACTGCCACGCGTAGAAGTGCATTGAAGTCAGTTTTGAATAATTGGCATCCTGCATGAACAAGTTCAACGATTGTGACTGATCCACGAAATATCCTCTTTGACGGGACATATCGATGATATCTTTCATAGACATTTCCCAAACGGTTTTGTACAATTCTTTCAAATCCTGCGGGATAATATCAATGCTTTGCACCGATCCGTTGTGACGCATGATTTCTTGTTTCAAGTTCTCATTCCACAATCCAAGTCTTACCAAATCGTGCAATAAATGTTTGTTTACCACGATAAATTCTCCAGACAGTACACGTCTTGTATAGATATTTGAAGTATATGGTTCGAATGCTTCGTTATTACCCAAGATTTGAGAAGTCGAAGCCGTTGGCATTGGCGCAACCAATAATGAGTTACGAACACCGTTCTTAACCACTTCTTTTCTAAGCGAAGCCCAGTCCCATCTTCCTGATAATTCTTCGTCTTTCAATCCCCAAAGATTGTGCTGGAATTCTCCGTTTGACATTGGAGATCCTTTGAAAGTGGAATAAGGTCCTTCTTCAACTGCCATTTCCATCGATGCGGTACAAGCAGCAAAATAAAGGGTTTCGAATATCTCCTGATTTAAAGTTTTGGCTTCATCACTTGTAAAAGGCATACGCAGCATGATAAAAGCATCTGCCAGTCCCTGCACTCCAAGACCGATTGGTCTGTGACGCATATTGGAATTTTCGGCTTCTTTTACAGGATAATAGTTTCTGTCGATTACTCTGTTCAGGTTACGGGTAACACGTTTGGTTACATCAAACAGCAATTGGTGATTGAATTTTCCGTTTTCAATAAACATTGGCAGAGAAATCGAAGCCAGATTACAAACGGCTACTTCATCAGCAGATGTATATTCTAAAATCTCAGTACATAAATTCGAAGAACGAATAGTCCCCAGGTTTTTCTGATTAGATTTTCTGTTGGCAGCATCTTTGTACAGCATATATGGCGTTCCAGTCTCAATTTGTGATTCTAGGATTTTCTCCCATAATTCACGAGCCTTGATAGTTTTTCGGCCTTTTCCTCTAAACTCGTAATCGGTATATAAAGCTTCGAATTCTTCTCCATACACATCATACAACCCAGGACATTCGTTAGGACACATTAAGGTCCAGGTAGAATCTTCCTGAACACGTTTCATGAATAAATCAGAAGTCCACATGGCGAAGAATAAATCTCTGGCGCGCATTTCTTCTTTACCAGTATTCTTTTTCAAGTCCAAGAAATCAAAAATATCAGCATGCCAAGTTTCGATGTAAACAGCAAAACTTCCTTTGCGTTTTCCTCCTCCCTGATCTACGTAACGTGCCGTATCGTTGAATACTCTCAGCATTGGCACAATTCCGTTTGAAGTACCGTTTGTGCCGCGGATATAAGAACCTGTCGCACGAACGTTGTGAATAGAAAGTCCAACTCCACCTGCAGACTGAGAAATTTTTGCGGTTTGTTTTAAAGTATCGTAAATCCCGTCAATACTATCGTCCTGCATTGCCAAAAGGAAACAAGAAGACATCTGAGGTTTTGGCGTACCAGCGTTGAATAATGTTGGTGTTGCGTGGGTAAAATACTTTTTGGACATTAAGTCGTAAGTCTCCAAAACCGATTTTAAATCGTCTAAGTGGATTCCTACTGCAA of Flavobacterium marginilacus contains these proteins:
- a CDS encoding ribonucleoside-diphosphate reductase subunit alpha gives rise to the protein MYVVKRDGHKEPVMFDKITERIKKLCYGLNELVDPVKVAMRVIEGLYDGVSTSELDNLAAETAASMTIAHPDYAQLAARIAISNLHSNTKKSFSETMNEMYHYINPRTNQESPLLAEEVHKVIMENAEFLDSHIIYNRDFNYDYFGFKTLERSYLLKINGKIVERPQHMLMRVAVGIHLDDLKSVLETYDLMSKKYFTHATPTLFNAGTPKPQMSSCFLLAMQDDSIDGIYDTLKQTAKISQSAGGVGLSIHNVRATGSYIRGTNGTSNGIVPMLRVFNDTARYVDQGGGKRKGSFAVYIETWHADIFDFLDLKKNTGKEEMRARDLFFAMWTSDLFMKRVQEDSTWTLMCPNECPGLYDVYGEEFEALYTDYEFRGKGRKTIKARELWEKILESQIETGTPYMLYKDAANRKSNQKNLGTIRSSNLCTEILEYTSADEVAVCNLASISLPMFIENGKFNHQLLFDVTKRVTRNLNRVIDRNYYPVKEAENSNMRHRPIGLGVQGLADAFIMLRMPFTSDEAKTLNQEIFETLYFAACTASMEMAVEEGPYSTFKGSPMSNGEFQHNLWGLKDEELSGRWDWASLRKEVVKNGVRNSLLVAPMPTASTSQILGNNEAFEPYTSNIYTRRVLSGEFIVVNKHLLHDLVRLGLWNENLKQEIMRHNGSVQSIDIIPQDLKELYKTVWEMSMKDIIDMSRQRGYFVDQSQSLNLFMQDANYSKLTSMHFYAWQSGLKTGMYYLRTKAAVDAIKFTLNNDKKQEAIPDSKPQARVLEAVEVDAPMTAEEYRAMIELAKNAGPEDCEMCGS
- a CDS encoding PIN domain-containing protein; this encodes MDKILIDTDVILDFFFDREPFSEEASKILSLCEKGKLYGYVTPVMISNIYNLLRKTAKHEKVIGNLKKLLKIVDVVVIDKTTVIEALNSDFKDFEDALQNYSVENKNDIKVIVTRNIKDYKMSNLSIMTPETFLKTMSGN
- a CDS encoding DUF6364 family protein; the protein is MNSKLTLTIEQSVIEKAKKYARKRERSLSDLIENYLKALTNEEADKEEELTPTVKSLRGSFKLPENFDYKKELTDRLSDKYL
- a CDS encoding ABC transporter ATP-binding protein, yielding MKTLYTYLKTHKTLLYIALFLATINQCFSLYDSIIIGKLLNECGVGVANFNHNQGSFVKAVAGWLLLSLGAAMVSRIAKNFQDYFTNIIIQRTGAQMYTDGIQKALQLPFQDFEDQRSGETLGKLQKVKIDCEKFITLAISLIFQSIVGIVFVVVYAISIHWLLGPIFLVTVPVIAFISSFLGKRIKLVSREILGETTALAGATTESLRNIELVKSLGLTEQEVNRLNTTTIKILGLELKKVRFIRSLSFIQGTTVHFMRTSLVFALYMFIFNGIIKPGDMITLMFFSFFLFNPLQELGNVIATFNETKASMDNFGDLMNSKSEETPANPKTIGAINHLRFENISFKHQTASSYAVKNISFDAKAGETIAFVGPSGSGKTTLVKMLVGLYNPAEGAIFYNEKNAKDIDLTELRQQLGFVTQDAQLFSGTIKDNLLFVKPNATDEEINDVLQKSACQNLLKRAENGIYTTIGEGGIKVSGGEKQRLSIARALLRNPHLLLFDEATSALDSITEEEITKTIRSISSKQDQITVLIAHRLSTIMHADKIFVLEQGQIIEQGKHQDLLDEKGLYYAMWRQQIGERK